A section of the Larus michahellis chromosome 1, bLarMic1.1, whole genome shotgun sequence genome encodes:
- the CD9 gene encoding CD9 antigen encodes MPVKGGTKCIKYLLFGFNFIFWLAGTAVLAIGLWLRFDSQTKSIFELESNNTTFYTGVYILIGAGALMMLVGFLGCCGALQESQCMLGLFFLFLFVIFALEIAAAIWGFANKEKVIEELKDFYVETYEKRSQAAARETLKAFQLALDCCGLKGALEQQFMDTCPKKTMVESFSVPSCPAAIDNVFNSKLNVIGAVGLGIAVIMIFGMIFSMVLCCAIRKNREMV; translated from the exons CTTGCAGGGACAGCAGTTCTTGCAATTGGACTATGGCTTCGGTTTGATTCACAGACCAAAAGCATCTTTGAACTGGAATCCAACAACACGACATTTTACACAG GAGTTTACATCCTTATTGGAGCTGGTGCACTTATGATGCTGGTTGGTTTCTTGGGATGCTGTGGTGCGTTGCAGGAATCTCAATGTATGCTTGGCCTG ttcttcctcttccttttcgtGATTTTTGCCCTTGAAATTGCTGCTGCGATCTGGGGatttgcaaataaagaaaag GTTATTGAAGAGTTAAAGGACTTCTACGTGGAAACCTATGAAAAGAGATCTCAAGCAGCTGCCAGAGAAACCCTGAAAGCATTTCAGTTAGCT ctAGACTGCTGTGGTCTTAAAGGAGCTCTTGAGCAGCAGTTCATGGACACCTGTCCGAAGAAGACCATGGTGGAATCATTTTCTGTACCG tcgTGCCCTGCTGCCATTGATAATGTCTTCAATTCGAAATTGAACGTGATTGGAGCAGTTGGCCTTGGCATTGCTGTAATAATG ATTTTCGGCATGATATTCAGTATGGTCCTCTGCTGTGCTATCCGCAAAAACAGAGAAATGGTCTAA